Proteins encoded in a region of the Scatophagus argus isolate fScaArg1 chromosome 1, fScaArg1.pri, whole genome shotgun sequence genome:
- the LOC124062970 gene encoding cocaine- and amphetamine-regulated transcript protein-like — protein sequence MPRTGTMRSSRLLSAALLCALLLLLSSAAGAQVLDTESEEELSPRALRDFYPKGPNLTSEKQLLGALQEVLEKLQAKRLPLWEKKFGQVPTCDVGEQCAVRKGARIGKMCDCPRGAFCNFFLLKCL from the exons ATGCCGCGCACCGGGACCATGCGGAGCTCCAGGCTGCTCAGCGCGGCGCTCCTCTgcgcgctgctgctgctgctctccagcGCCGCTGGAGCCCAAGTGTTGGACACCGAGTCCGAGGAGGAGCTGAGCCCCAGAGCCCTGCGGGACTTCTACCCCAAAGGTCCGAACCTGACCAGTGAGAAGCAGCTG CTTGGGGCTCTCCAGGAAGTTCTTGAAAAGCTGCAGGCGAAGCGACTGCCTCTGTGGGAAAAGAAATTTGGCCAAGTCCCAACG TGTGATGTCGGGGAGCAGTGCGCCGTGAGGAAAGGCGCTCGGATCGGCAAGATGTGCGACTGTCCCCGGGGAGCTTTCTGCAACTTTTTCCTGCTGAAGTGCTTATGA